A segment of the Coffea arabica cultivar ET-39 chromosome 8c, Coffea Arabica ET-39 HiFi, whole genome shotgun sequence genome:
TTCGTTATCAACTCATCAGACTAGCAACTTCAGCTCGGAGACTCAGACCAACAAACAAACAGCTGCAAATCAAGATTTTATGCATTAGTACCTGCAAGAAGACATCCTTTTTCCACTCTACTGAGCACAAAACataacttttgttttgttttccttttgcttttggCTAAAATAGATTCTGAATAAAAGAATGAGTTAGCTTGTAAGACTATATCAAGAATGAAATTGCTTATCTAaaatatagaagaaatgaacttccAACTTGTGAACCGTATTAAAATCTTGTATGTACCTGTGGCTATGAAGCTTCAAGATTTTTTTGATATGCCCTGACACCAAGAAAAACATCCTTAATATGATGCAATTTTCCGACTACTTCATTCATGTGCATCCGATCATTTGGCGATTTCTCTGAGCATTTGAGCCCGATTTTCAACAGGGAAATAACACAATCCATCTTCCTTCCACCATCAGTTTCATCCCCTCCAGCAGTCGTTCTTTTGTTTTCATCACCTGCTTTAGACAGAAGCAAAGGGTCCACGATCTCATAAACGTGTCCAGACAAGGCTCTATTAACAAAATTATGTAGATCAAGCTCGTCCATGAACATATCATCTGTTGGCCTTTTCCTTGTGATCATCTCCAGCAAAAGAATTCCATAGCTGTAGACATCCCCCAGAGTTGATGCCGCAACACCCATTCCGTACtctgtatttttgtttttagataTATTATTGTTACGTTgtacaagaaaaactaaagatAATAGGGAAAATTATGTAAGGGACTGAAACTGAATCAATTGTTAGATTGGGGTAAATTAAACATAGCTACTAAGTACTAGTTCGTAAATGAGACGTAACTGAAATTGTTAAAAGTGAATCACTACGAAGCTGGGTCAATTGCTTATTGTCCCCGAAAATCGTTTTATCAATAAGTTACTTCTTAAAACTAACTGTCAATATACAGAGTATATCATCCAAGAACCTGACAAAAAGtcatttacaatttttttaaactaagGACATGAATTTATTTGCTATTTctcatctttttttatttttcatttttgcttgcttttttattttcttctccatAGTGGACATGCCACTATTTTCTTGCCACTTGTTccaataatatgtatatttttcttgtttggatAAATTTTGTATTCACTAGCAGCGTATACACAAGTGGATTTAGATGCGTGCCACCTATGTCAAACATAACATTCAATTTTCAAATGGTAATTAGCTGCCATACATCCAACATCGCTTGTGTCAATGTATACAAACTTTATCCTTCTTATTTTACCCTATTGTTAGTTCATATTAGtttcaatttgaattttgaattattgaattattaatgTGGTTTGTTAGTTCAAAATGTACGTTAACATTAAAGCTCTATGTATATTTTCTCTGTTATCCCATAGAAAAATGAGATCAACAGATCATAGAACTTGGGAGAAAGAGTTTAAAATTTACTCCTTTTAAATCTCTGAACAAGAATCTTAAGGAACGAAACAGCATTATCCCAAAACAATGCAACAGTACAGCTATTTCCATATGAATATATTTGTTAACCTATACTCTGCGAGTTTGATTAttcatgaaattatcaaatgaTATGATAAATCAAGGGTTGAAAATGATAAATGACAaacaaataatatatatatatatatatatatatatatatatatatatatacatatttaaaaatcaaagaatgagataaaagtgattTTAAAAAGTTATTCTAAATATGCTAAACGAGATGAGAAGAGAGAATGTGTGACATGACAttgagaagggaaaaaaataaaaagaatcaGCTATTATATCTCCCAAAGTTCTTTACTCCGCTTCACAATGAAATAAAGAATGAGTTAAAgaggcaaattacactttatccctctgtaatttagtatttttgtacataaccccctatagttttaaaaattatatataatcccCTCATAATTTAGATTAAAGTGTTAAAGTAACAGAATTTGTAATCCATAATGAAGTcacctaaaatatcaaaaatacccctatgtaaagttgaaaattatttattaatcacagggaggttatgtgtatatttcgAAAGCCATAAGGAGGTTATAtggttaaatattaaatcataAGAGAGTTATAtagtaaaacataaaattacacaGGATTAATGCGTCATATATATTATGTTTATAGACTTTAAtcatttcatccattttaatttttaaacaagtGTAATTTCGATATTTGTAAAGGTTTCATTATGAAAAATCATTTCCGTCACtttaacactttaatccaaaccatgccagggttatgtatagcttttgaaaccataggaggTTATGTACAAAAGATACTAAACCATATgggggtaaaatataatttgcccTATTTTTTGTGTCTAAACCTTAATAGTTTGTGCACAATTTAAGTGACATCTTGACCATAAAAGTTTGTATTTACCTGGGGCAGCGTAACCGATTGTTCCTTTCATAGCAATAGTACTGCTGGTTCCTTGCTCGGAAGATATGTTGGTGGGTTTCGGGAGAAGCCTTGCCAATCCAAAATCACCCACATGTGCTACAAGATCATTGTCAAGAAGAATGTTACTTGGTTTTAGATCACAATGAACAATCTCTGCTTCACAGTGGTTGTGAAGATACTGCAATGCTGAAGCCACATCAATTGCAATATTCAGCTTCTGAGAAAGACTAAGGCTTCTTGAGCTTGTTGCTTGATCAGCTGTCTCCGGATGCAGCCACAGGTCCAGATTTCCATTTTCCATATACTCATAGACTAGAGCTTTGAATTCATCACCCTTGGAATCAATACTGGAGCAATAACTCACAATAGAGACGAGGTTTCTATGGCGAATATTTCTCAATGTTTTGCACTCGGCCTTAAAACTTTTGGAAGCCCCATTCTTTTGAAGATCAAGAACTTTGACTGCTACAAGCTTGCTGCCATGTTTTTCTAGCCTTCCTTTGTAGACAGCTCCAAAATTTCCTGAACCAATCAAGTTTTCTGGAGAAAATCCTGAAGTTGCGCGATGAAGTTCATGGTAAGAAATTCGCAGGAGCTTATCGACTCTTGTGGGCATGCTAAAGAATCCGGctgccatttttctttctcctttttgacAAACGAAGAAATATAACAACGCTGTACCAAGAACCAGGAGCGTTGCCGGTAAAAGAATGGACAGCAATATGATAACCTTCAgctttcctctgtttttcccTCTGATAACTGGGCAAGGTGGGAACTCCAATTCTGGAATGCCTCCACAGAGTTTGTTGTTGCCAATCAATGATATTTGATTTGCATTGATGAAAATCCCTCTGTTCGGTATCTCTCCCTCGATGTCGTTGTAGGAAAGGTTTAAGTACCTCAAAAATTGAAGCTTCTCAAGTTCTTTTGGTATTGATCCAGTcaagttattacttgaaaggtCTATTTGCTGGATGCTCTTCAAAGAAGCCAAATTTGGTGGAATTGTTCCTTGGAAAAAATTGGCTTGCATGGAAAGATTCTCCAGATTTGAACAATCAGCAAGTGACATGGGTATATCTCCGGAAACTTGGTTGTGGGAAACATTGAAATCCACCAAGTGTATAAGCTTTCCAACTTCAGGAGGCAGAGAACCAATAAACGAATTTTCACCAAATTTCAAGTACGTCAGTGATGAGTGCGTCTGCAAAAACTGTGGTGATATAATTCCAGTGAATTTGTTGTGAGATATATCCAGATACTGCAAATTTTGACAGTTCATAAGAACAGTGTCAAATATGTTGCCCCCTTCAAACTGGttaaatgataagtccagataGTATAGAGCAGTGGCATTACATAGAGTAGAGACTATCTGTCCTGACAACTCATTTTGGTGCAGACTCAAACCTTGCATGTTTTGTAATTTGCCAAAATCTCTTGGAATGACCCCAGAAAGAATGTTTTCTTGAAGGCCAAGTACAAATAGGTtgaaaaaatttccaaatcctTCTGGGATGGTTCCCGATAGTTGGTTTCCTCCTAGGTAGAGTGTTGTAAGTTGATTTGATAGATTGCCCGTGACTTTAGGTATGTTACCTCCAAATTTATTGCCCCCCAAGTCAGTAATTCTGAGATTACTGCAGTTGGTCAGTGATGCAATAAAATCCAAGTCTCCTGTAGAATTACTGCCGAAGAGGTTATCATTAAGATATAATATTTGAAGTTGTTTCAGATCTCCTaaattagttggaatttggccTGCAAACTTATTTTTGGAAAGATCAAGTACCTCGAGCCCGGAAGCATTTGTGATTGAAGTTGGAAAGTTACCATAGAACTTGTTTTTCCCAACACCTAATGCATTCAGATTTGGCAGGGTGAGGCCTATGTTGGTTGGGAGATTGCCATGAAAGGAATTGTCGGATGCTGAAATGATCATAATAGCTGAATTATTGAAGATAGAGGCAGGGATTATACCAGATAGTTTATTTCCAGCGACTCCTAATAGAACCAACCTTTTCAAGAGCCCCATCTCCATGGGCAAATTTCCCTCCAGATTGTTGAAGTCGAGACCGATTCGGATCAATGATGATAAGTTCCCAATGGAAGAGGGAATCTGTCCCGTCAAATTGTTTGACAAAAGATTtaaattttcaagcttcttcaTATTGCTTAGCTGATCAATGGGAAATTTCCCTTCCAGCTTATTCCCCCTCAGGCTAATTGTTATCAACTCTGAGCAGTAGCTCAGGTTTGCTGGGATTTTTCCACCGAGTGCGCTTCCTGACAGGTTCGAAACTCTTAGCCTGAAGAGGTGACCAAAATCTTGGGGAATCCCACCATGGAATTGATTCCCCCCAAGTTCCATGAACCTCATGAAGCTTAGATTTCCGACATGAGGAGATATGGTGCCAGACAACTGCTTATGCCGTAGAGTCAAGGCTATGACCCTTGGGTGTCGAGTACCACAAGTGACTCCTTCCCACTGGCAATGGTGTTGTGAATGGTTCCAGGAATTCAGCACTCCAAACGGGTCATCATATATCTGATTCTTGAATTCAAGCAGAGCCAGACGATCAGTctcattttgaaatattttggaaGCCGAAACATGGCTTACTGAAAAGTTCATGGCAACTgagaggaagagaaaaatgTTCGCTAATGTCGATGAGCGAAATCCCCACATGGTATTTGGAATTTCGATGGGCTGTGAAGGCAAAGATGGATTAATTTGCAACAAACTGATGGTTGAATGATAAAAGTTTCTGTGGAATGGGAACAATGTTTGAGCTGTTACAGATTCTTGTAGTTCTGCTTATATAAGCCCAAACAGTTGGAACAAATGGGACTTAATATCTTGGCATATTTTAGGATGAAACTCGAGAAAGGATGGAATttaagaaactaaaaaaaaaaaaaaaaaggggtggaGGGAAGAGAGAATTAAAcgtaaaatttttaatttttaaaatctcaattTTAGCCactaaattaataaataaatctGGTTCAATCTCTTCGGTCCAAGTGACCATGCGCCACATTTTAGACCTACTTGTACAAGTAATTGAAATACTAATAGATGATGTGTATGACATTTAAATGACTTAACTAATTTATGAAATTCTTGATTTAAATCTCACTACTAGCGAGTCTTTTCTTCCACTAATACTGAGTTGACTCGtagtattttatttataaattatttgaTTAATTATATTACTTCTACTAttgtgtttcttctttttttttatatataactttataataaaaaacaaaaaaaaaaactaattgtgCAATACCAATTTAAGATCGTGCGCATTGTGAAATATCATCATTGTTATCCGGACAATGGTCACTTACTGACTTGAAAAACCTTTCCACACTGCGCACGATTGGTGAGCTATGAGTTTGACTGGTCCAAGTGTTCCGAGGGACCAATTCTTGTTGACTCAAATGCAATTAAGGGTCAGAACTATAAATTGATCATGGTGAGATTTGAAATCCCTGATTTCAATCTTCATCACTAAACAAAAATCTCATTGGAGTTCTTCTTTATAGATATAAAATAACTTAAGAAATGATTTTCTGGGTAGTAATCTTTTTCAATTTCACAGATGATTAATTTTTAGACTTGCCTCTGTTTCCAATCGGCTGCTTTAGTGAATTGAGCTTATTCTGGAGTTGCTGTTGTCTCACTAGATTATCGGCTGCTTTTGCAGCAGAAAAACAGACAGAAAAGGAAAATCCTCATCTATCAAAGCTCAGCAATGATCAAAACATTGATGCATTTTATGCATTCCAAACTCTACTAATGCAATTTATCAGTACTAATTTGATTCTCTAGAAGTACTTCAAAAGCTCCACTGACTGCAGGAATCTAATTAACATCTTTGAAAGGCATCTCTGATGAGATGCAATTCTCTTGCGACTTGTTTCATGTCCATGCGatctttggatgatttttgggaacatcCCAGTCCAACTTGAAAGATCGAAACAAGGCATTTTTGCACCTTGTTTATATCACCTGACAAACCTATATCCTCATCCCCTGCATCAACCTGATATATTTGTCTGTTTTGTTCTACTTCTTCTGGAAGGAGTGAAGGGTCCACGATCTTCCAAACTTGTTCAGGCAAAGCCATCTTAACACAGTTATGCAAGTCCAAGTCATCGACAAATGCAGCATCCGTTGGTCTCCTTCCTGTGAACATCTCTAGCAAAAGCATGCCATAACTGTAGACAtccccttgagttgatgcctccAGCCCCAACCCATACTCTGAAAATATTGATTCTGATCAACAGCAtagcaaataaaaaagaatttatGGCTCTTGTAATAGATAATTTACATTTTGTATGAGCCCCTCATTTCCATTGTACTAATAACATGAATGCTTTAATCTTATCTCATCTAATAGATAAATAACACTTTTTGGTAggacaaaaaaattgaaaactgtCATACAAGACTTTATTACGCAGATATAGCTAGAAGGATAATTACCTGGAGCTGCATATCCAATGGTTCCTTTTAGTACAACAGAACTGCTAGTTCCCTCTTGGGAAGAACTTATAGTGTTTCTAGGTAGAAGCCTTGCTAATCCAAAATCGCCCACATGAGCAACAAGGTCCTTGTCCAGAAGAATGTTGCTTGGTTTAAGGTCACAATGAACAATTGCTACCTCAGAGTGGTTGTGAAGATAATCCAAGGCAGAAGCCACCTCCAATGCAATACTTAACCTTTGATGAAAGTTTAGATTTCTTGATTTCATTCTTTCAGCAGACTCTGGATGCAACCACATGTCAAGGCTTCCATTTTCCATGAATTCGTACACTACAGCCTTGAATTCGTGACCGTTGGAATCTATGCTGGAGCAGTAAGTCAAGATTGAAACTAGATTTCTGTGGCGAATGTTCCTTAATACTCTACACTCAGCCTTGAAGCTTTTGGAAGCCCCATTTCTTTGGACGTCAAGAACTTTAACAGCAACAACCCTGTTTGCATGTTGATCTAGCCTGCCTTTGTAAACAACGCCAAAACTTCCTGATCCAACTAAGTTATCAGCAGAAAATTCTGCAGTTGCATGCTTGAGCTCAAAATAAGAAACTCTTAAGAGCTTTTCACCTCCCGTGTGCATGGTAGATGaatctttcttccttctatcTCTTCTCTGGTGTACCGCGTAATACAGAAAAATTGTACCAATAGCCAAAACCATTACTGGTAGAACCGTTGACAACACTACAATGACCTTAGACTTCTTATTGTTCTTTGGCTTGATCATGGGGCAAGTTGGTAAAGCTAATTCGGGAATGCCTCCGCAAAGTTTGTGGTTGCCAATCAACGTTACCTGGCTTGCATTTGCAAAAATTCCAGAAGTGGGAATCTCGCCTACAAGGTCATTATAGGACAGATTCAGGTACTTCAGTGATTGAAGTTTTCCTAGGTCTCGTGGTATTTGTCCAGTCAGGCTGTTACTTGACAGATCTATTTCTTGGATGCCCGTTAAAGAAGCCAATTTGGATGGTATCATTCCATGGAAAAAGTTGGCTTCCATACGGAGATGCTCCAAGTCTAAGCAATCAGCAAGTGAGGGAGGTATTTCCCCAGAAAACATATTGTAGGAAATGTTGAAAACAACCAAGTGGATCAGCTTCCCTACTTCAAGAGGTAGAGATCCATTGAATGTGTTATTCCCCATGTTTATATATACTAGTGAGGCGTGCATCTCAAAAAAAAGCGGTGGTATAACACCACTGAGTTTATTTTGAGATATGTCCAGCTCTTGCAAGTTTTGACAGTTCATAAGGATATTTCCAACTATATTGTGGCCTTCAAACAGGTTACTTGATAAATCCAGATGGAATAGAGTGGTTACATTGCACAGGTTATACAATATTTCCCCTGACAACCTATTTTGATTTAGACCCAAAAATTGCAAGTTCTTAAATTTACTGAAATCACTTGGGATTTCACCTGAAAGATAGTTGGATGACATATCAAAAGCATACAGATTGAAGAAATTTCCAAATCCTTCAGGGATAGTTCCTGCTAATTGATTTGCCCCCATGCCTAATCCAGTGAGTTGATATGAAAGGTTTGTCAGGACCTTAGGTATTGTGCC
Coding sequences within it:
- the LOC113706093 gene encoding uncharacterized protein, which codes for MWGFRSSTLANIFLFLSVAMNFSVSHVSASKIFQNETDRLALLEFKNQIYDDPFGVLNSWNHSQHHCQWEGVTCGTRHPRVIALTLRHKQLSGTISPHVGNLSFMRFMELGGNQFHGGIPQDFGHLFRLRVSNLSGSALGGKIPANLSYCSELITISLRGNKLEGKFPIDQLSNMKKLENLNLLSNNLTGQIPSSIGNLSSLIRIGLDFNNLEGNLPMEMGLLKRLVLLGVAGNKLSGIIPASIFNNSAIMIISASDNSFHGNLPTNIGLTLPNLNALGVGKNKFYGNFPTSITNASGLEVLDLSKNKFAGQIPTNLGDLKQLQILYLNDNLFGSNSTGDLDFIASLTNCSNLRITDLGGNKFGGNIPKVTGNLSNQLTTLYLGGNQLSGTIPEGFGNFFNLFVLGLQENILSGVIPRDFGKLQNMQGLSLHQNELSGQIVSTLCNATALYYLDLSFNQFEGGNIFDTVLMNCQNLQYLDISHNKFTGIISPQFLQTHSSLTYLKFGENSFIGSLPPEVGKLIHLVDFNVSHNQVSGDIPMSLADCSNLENLSMQANFFQGTIPPNLASLKSIQQIDLSSNNLTGSIPKELEKLQFLRYLNLSYNDIEGEIPNRGIFINANQISLIGNNKLCGGIPELEFPPCPVIRGKNRGKLKVIILLSILLPATLLVLGTALLYFFVCQKGERKMAAGFFSMPTRVDKLLRISYHELHRATSGFSPENLIGSGNFGAVYKGRLEKHGSKLVAVKVLDLQKNGASKSFKAECKTLRNIRHRNLVSIVSYCSSIDSKGDEFKALVYEYMENGNLDLWLHPETADQATSSRSLSLSQKLNIAIDVASALQYLHNHCEAEIVHCDLKPSNILLDNDLVAHVGDFGLARLLPKPTNISSEQGTSSTIAMKGTIGYAAPEYGMGVAASTLGDVYSYGILLLEMITRKRPTDDMFMDELDLHNFVNRALSGHVYEIVDPLLLSKAGDENKRTTAGGDETDGGRKMDCVISLLKIGLKCSEKSPNDRMHMNEVVGKLHHIKDVFLGVRAYQKNLEAS
- the LOC113706797 gene encoding probable LRR receptor-like serine/threonine-protein kinase At3g47570 isoform X3, with the translated sequence MEPQTIMSWGFWSLSRSILLLFLVLVAMNLSAKSNASAVDGFRNDTDQLALLEFKQQILDDPHGVLSSWNHSEHHCQWQGITCDTQHQRVTALTLAGKSLSGTLSPHIGNLSFMKSIQLGGNLFHGEIPPEIGRLFRLRFLNLSRNTFSGEIPVNLSHCSQITTISLSRNRLQGKIPAELGNLKKLESLYLSTNYLTGEIPSSIGNLSSLISLYLVFNNLEGFLPKEIGWLTRLSELVATTNQLSGEIPTSGIFANASQVTLIGNHKLCGGIPELALPTCPMIKPKNNKKSKVIVVLSTVLPVMVLAIGTIFLYYAVHQRRDRRKKDSSTMHTGGEKLLRVSYFELKHATAEFSADNLVGSGSFGVVYKGRLDQHANRVVAVKVLDVQRNGASKSFKAECRVLRNIRHRNLVSILTYCSSIDSNGHEFKAVVYEFMENGSLDMWLHPESAERMKSRNLNFHQRLSIALEVASALDYLHNHSEVAIVHCDLKPSNILLDKDLVAHVGDFGLARLLPRNTISSSQEGTSSSVVLKGTIGYAAPESIFSEYGLGLEASTQGDVYSYGMLLLEMFTGRRPTDAAFVDDLDLHNCVKMALPEQVWKIVDPSLLPEEVEQNRQIYQVDAGDEDIGLSGDINKVQKCLVSIFQVGLGCSQKSSKDRMDMKQVARELHLIRDAFQRC
- the LOC113706797 gene encoding probable LRR receptor-like serine/threonine-protein kinase At3g47570 isoform X2, which translates into the protein MTNFLLGGNFFHGSIPTYIGLTFKTLQTLSLGKNNFFGRIPVSITNISGLNALDLSDNKFEGQVPINIGDLSNLQFFNLGGNILGSNSTRDLIFISSLTNNSNLRTFAIDGNNFGGTIPKVLTNLSYQLTGLGMGANQLAGTIPEGFGNFFNLYAFDMSSNYLSGEIPSDFSKFKNLQFLGLNQNRLSGEILYNLCNVTTLFHLDLSSNLFEGHNIVGNILMNCQNLQELDISQNKLSGVIPPLFFEMHASLVYINMGNNTFNGSLPLEVGKLIHLVVFNISYNMFSGEIPPSLADCLDLEHLRMEANFFHGMIPSKLASLTGIQEIDLSSNSLTGQIPRDLGKLQSLKYLNLSYNDLVGEIPTSGIFANASQVTLIGNHKLCGGIPELALPTCPMIKPKNNKKSKVIVVLSTVLPVMVLAIGTIFLYYAVHQRRDRRKKDSSTMHTGGEKLLRVSYFELKHATAEFSADNLVGSGSFGVVYKGRLDQHANRVVAVKVLDVQRNGASKSFKAECRVLRNIRHRNLVSILTYCSSIDSNGHEFKAVVYEFMENGSLDMWLHPESAERMKSRNLNFHQRLSIALEVASALDYLHNHSEVAIVHCDLKPSNILLDKDLVAHVGDFGLARLLPRNTISSSQEGTSSSVVLKGTIGYAAPEYGLGLEASTQGDVYSYGMLLLEMFTGRRPTDAAFVDDLDLHNCVKMALPEQVWKIVDPSLLPEEVEQNRQIYQVDAGDEDIGLSGDINKVQKCLVSIFQVGLGCSQKSSKDRMDMKQVARELHLIRDAFQRC
- the LOC113706797 gene encoding probable LRR receptor-like serine/threonine-protein kinase At3g47570 isoform X1; the encoded protein is MTNFLLGGNFFHGSIPTYIGLTFKTLQTLSLGKNNFFGRIPVSITNISGLNALDLSDNKFEGQVPINIGDLSNLQFFNLGGNILGSNSTRDLIFISSLTNNSNLRTFAIDGNNFGGTIPKVLTNLSYQLTGLGMGANQLAGTIPEGFGNFFNLYAFDMSSNYLSGEIPSDFSKFKNLQFLGLNQNRLSGEILYNLCNVTTLFHLDLSSNLFEGHNIVGNILMNCQNLQELDISQNKLSGVIPPLFFEMHASLVYINMGNNTFNGSLPLEVGKLIHLVVFNISYNMFSGEIPPSLADCLDLEHLRMEANFFHGMIPSKLASLTGIQEIDLSSNSLTGQIPRDLGKLQSLKYLNLSYNDLVGEIPTSGIFANASQVTLIGNHKLCGGIPELALPTCPMIKPKNNKKSKVIVVLSTVLPVMVLAIGTIFLYYAVHQRRDRRKKDSSTMHTGGEKLLRVSYFELKHATAEFSADNLVGSGSFGVVYKGRLDQHANRVVAVKVLDVQRNGASKSFKAECRVLRNIRHRNLVSILTYCSSIDSNGHEFKAVVYEFMENGSLDMWLHPESAERMKSRNLNFHQRLSIALEVASALDYLHNHSEVAIVHCDLKPSNILLDKDLVAHVGDFGLARLLPRNTISSSQEGTSSSVVLKGTIGYAAPESIFSEYGLGLEASTQGDVYSYGMLLLEMFTGRRPTDAAFVDDLDLHNCVKMALPEQVWKIVDPSLLPEEVEQNRQIYQVDAGDEDIGLSGDINKVQKCLVSIFQVGLGCSQKSSKDRMDMKQVARELHLIRDAFQRC